TGTGGGTGTCGAACGACGGGGGCGATAGCCTCAGCGTCATCGACGCGGCGACCAATGCCCTCACCGTCACACTGCGCGGACTGACCAATCCGCACAACATCCAGGTGGGTTTGGCCGGTACCGCGGTGTATGCCACCGATACCAGCGACAGAGTGGTGACGGTCGACCCCGCGACCTACACCGTCGCCGCCGTTGCCGGCACCGGTTCGCACCCCGCGCACGTCATCGAGGCGCCTAACGGCAGGGTCTACGTCACCAACGCCGGCGATGCGACGGTGTCGGTGTATCACGCGGGGGGACTGCAGCCGGCCAAAACGATTCAACTCACCGGCATGCCGCACGGGCTGCGGGCCGCTGCGAATGGATCGGTGATCGTGGTCGCCGACATGCACAGCGGCGCACTGGATCTGATCGACCCGGCTGACGACCGCCGGCTGGGGTCGATACCGGTGGGCCCCGAGCCGGTACAGGTCGCGGTGAGCGCCGACGGCCGTCACGCGTATGCGACCGTGACCGATCCGCCCGCGGTGGTCAAGGTCGATTTGGTCGACCGCAAAGTGGTCGGCACCGTGCCGGTGTCGGCACGACCGGTCCAGCTCTACCTGACCCCCGACGACGCGACGGTGCTCTCGGCCGACGAGGGGACCCCGGAGCAACCCGGTAATCAGTTGTCGGTCATCGATACCGACTCGATGACCGTGCGTCAGTCCATCACGGTGGGTTCTGGCCCGCACGGCGTGGTGATCGATGACTCGGGTGCTCGCGCCTATGTGACCAACAGGTTCGACGACACCGTGTCCGTCGTCGACCTGGCCGGTCATTCGTTGATCGCAACGGTCCCGGTGGGCCCGGGCCCCACCGGTGTCAGCTATTCGACGCGTGCACCGGCGGCGACAAACCCGGCTATTGCGCTGGATGTCGGGTCCGCCCGGACGCACGCAACCCAGTGATGATCGGTGGCCGGGCGTCATGAGTGAGCGGCTGGTGGTGGTTGGCGGGGATGCCGCCGGGATGAGTGCAGCTTCGCAGGCGAGACGGCGACGCGGCGCGGATGACCTCGCGATCACGGTGTTCGAGCGCGGCAACTACACCTCGTATTCGGCGTGCGGAATCCCGTATTTCGTCGGTGGCGTCGTTGAAGAGTTGGACTCGCTGATCGCGCGCAGCCCGGAGACCTTTCGGCGCAAGCTGTCCATCGATGCCCGGCTGGGCCACGACGTCACCGAGATCGATGTCGACCGGCGCGCGGTACGGGTTCGCGACCACACCGGCGAGCACTGGGAGGGCTTCGATCAGCTGGTGATTGCGACCGGGGCGGTGCCGGTTCGCCCGGCCATCGACGGCGTGGACGCGGCCGGGATCTACGGAGTGCAGACCCTCGATGACGGGTTGGCCGTGCGTGACGCCCTCGACGACGGCCGTCCCCGAACCGCCGTGGTGGTGGGCGCGGGCTACATCGGCCTGGAGATGGCCGAGGCGTTGGTCCAACGCGGACTGCAGGTCTCGGTGGTGGAAAGATCCCCACAGCCGATGTCCACCCTCGACCCGGACATGGGCGCGCCGCTGGCCGAGGCGCTGCAGAGCATCGGGATCACGCTGTATTTGGGGGAGTCGGTCGTCGGTTTCGAAACCCGCGGCGGTCACGTGCGCGCTGTGCGCACCGAGGCACGCACCCTTCCCGCCGATCTGGTGGTGTTGGGCCTCGGCACGCGTCCCAACGCCGCACTGGCGCAGGACGCCGGTATCCCGACCGGCGTCACCGGCGGAATCGTCACCGACCGGCGGATGCGCACCGGAGTCGACGGGATCTGGGCGGCCGGGGACTGCGTCGAGACCGTCCACCGGGTCTCCGGCCGCGCGGTGCACATCGCACTCGGTACCCACGCCAACAAACAGGGCCGGGTCGCCGGCATCAACATCGGCGGCGGCTACGCCACCTTCCCCGGTGTGCTGGGAACCGCGGTGACCAAGATCTGCGGGATCGAGGTTGCCCGCACCGGGCTGGGTGAACGCGAGGCGGAGCAAGCCGGGTTCGCCTACCAGGTGACCGTGGTCGACTCCACCACCCGCGCCGGGTACTACCCGGGGGCCGCGCCGATCAAAACCAAGCTCATAGCCGAACAGCGGTCCGGCAGGCTGCTCGGCGCCCAGATCGTGGGCGAGGAGAACGCCGCCAAACGCATTGACGCCCTCGCGGTCGCCTTGTGGAACCAGATGACCGTCGAGGAGATGTCCGGGCTCGACTTGTCCTACGCGCCGCCGTTCTCCCCGGTCTGGGATCCGGTCCTGATCGCCGCCCGTAAAGCGGCCGAGAGCATCGAAGCCACCGCCGCCGGGCGTCAATAGCCGTCGATTCGTGGTCGGTCGCCGCCGGCGGCCGCCGCGGGCGACGGTCGCGGCGACAGCACGGGTCAGTCGAGGGCCGCCAGCGCCTCACGCAACACCCGACCGGTGGCCTCCCGGTCCGGGTCGCGACGCCACACCATGCCCTTGGCGAACGCCAATCGGTCGCCGGTGCGCCGCGGCACCACATGCAGGTGGATGTGGAACACGCTCTGAAAGGCGGCGCGGCCGTCGTTGATCGCCAGATTGTTGCCGTCGGCGTGCAACCCGGAGCGGCGCGCCGCGACGGCGATGCGCTGTCCGAGCGCGCTCATCCCCGCCAGCGTCGACGCCGGGGTGTCGGTCAGATCCACCGTGTGGGTTTTCGGCACCACCAGCGTGTGCCCGCGGGTGAACGGCCGGGTGTCCAAAAAGGCCAGATAGTGCTCATCGTCGTGGATCCGCACCGCCGGAGCGTCCCCGGCGATGATCGCGCAGAACACACACGACCCAGCTGGCGCAGTCGACATAGTCGGCACGGTAGCGCATCGGCGCGCCCAGCCCGCGGCGCCGTCGATCGGCCGACCGGCGGGCGGCTCGCGCGGTAGGTTGACCGGATGACCGATCCGGGTGTCGACGATCTGCTCGCCGGTTTGGAAGGCCAGGCCCGCACCGAACGCGCGGCGCTGCTCACTTGGCTGTTCGATCAGGGCGTCACCGCCGCGGAGATCCGCACCACGGTGGCCCCGATGCTGTTGGCGATGCGCCGTCAGATCGGCGACGACGGCCACTACGTGTCCGCGCGTGAGATCGCCGAGCAACACGGGATGGACCTGGCGCTTCTGCAGCGGGTGCAGCGCGCCATCGGTCTGGCGCGCGTCGACGACCCGGACGCGGCGGTGTTCACCCGCGCCGACGCCGAGGCGGCCGCCGGGCTGCAGCGTTTCGTCGACCTCGGATTGGACCCCGATGATCTGGTGTTGGCGTCCCGAGTGCTCGCCGACGGGCTGGCCGACGCCGCCGAGGTGATGCGCCACGCCGCGCTGGGGGCGGTGCTGACCCCCGGGGCCACCGAACTGGAGACCGCGCAACGGTCCGCGGCGCTGCTGGAACAAGCGGCGCCGCTTCTGGGCCCGGCCGTCGCGGACCTGCTGCTGGTGCAGCTGCGCCAACTGATGGAGACCGAGGCCGTCACCGCCAGTGAGCGGGCCGCCGGCACCCCGCTGCCCGGCGCCCGCCAGATCGCGGTGGCCTTCGCCGACCTGGTCGGCTTCACTCGGCTGGGCGAGACGGTGCCGCCCGAACAGCTCGAACGCCTGGCCAACCGGCTCGCCGACCTCGGTCACGAGGTGGCGGTCCCGCCGGTGCGGATGATCAAGACCATCGGCGACGCGGTGATGCTGGTCTGCCCGGAACCGGCGCCGCTGGTCGGCGCGGTGCTGCGGTTGGTGAGGCTCGCCGACGCCGACGACGATCTGCTGCGCCTGCGGGCCGGGGTGGCCGCCGGGCCGGCGGTCGGGCGCGCCGGCGACTGGTTCGGCAGCCCGGTGAACTTGGCCAGCCGGGTCACCGGTGTGGCTCGCCCGGGTTCGGTGCTGGTCACCGAGGAGGTCCGCGATGCCATCGGCGCCGACGACGAGACGTTCCGGTGGTCGTTTGCCGGGGGACGCCGCCTCAAGGGCATCGGCGGTGAGGTGAAACTGTTCCGCGCCCGCCACAGCGATTCACCGGGCTGAGCGCCGCATGTCTCGGGCGCCAACCAGGGTCTAACGGCCCTGTCGGTGTCGGCGGTGCCGCGCCACCCTGGAGCTGAGCCACCAACGGTGAAAGGGAGGTGCGTCGTGACCGCAACGTCGGCGCCGATGCTGGATGTCGAAATCATCAAGGATGCGGTCTCGCTGGCGTGCCGGGCGCCGTCGCTGCACAACAGCCAGCCCTGGCGGTGGGTGCGCGACCGTGCCGGGCTGCAGCTGTTGGTCGACCCCAGTCGCGCGGTCCACACCGACGACACCTCCCGGGAGGCGCTGATCTCGTGCGGCGCCGCGCTGGATCATCTGCGGGTGGCGTTGGCCGCCGCCGGGTGGCGGGCGGTGATCGAGCGCTTCCCCGACCCGCACAACCCTGCGCACCTGGCCTGCATCACCTTCGAGCGCGGTGCCGCGGTCACCGGGGCGCAGCGCCGCCGCGCCGACTCGATTCTGTTGCGGCGCACCGATCGGCTGCCGCTGGCCGCGCCGCGGAACTGGGCCGCCGTCGAGGCGCTGCTGGCCGCGGAGTTGGCGTCGGGACCGGTGCGGCTGCACACGCTGCCCAGCGCCGCGCGCTCCCGGCTGGCCGAGGTGTCGCAGTTCAGTGAGGCGTTGCGGCTCTACGACGGCGAATACCACGCCGAACTCGACTGGTGGACCGCGCCGTTCGAGGTGGCCGACGGGATACCGCAGAGTGCGCTGATCTCGGCCTCCGAGAGCGACCGGGTCGACGTGGGGCGGGTGTTCCCGGTGACCCGCGCCGGGCAGCGACGTGCCGACCTCGGCGAGGACCAAGCCGCCATCCTGGTGCTGTCCACCCCCGGGGACCGGCCGACCGACGCGTTGGGCTGCGGGGAGGCGCTCTCGACGGTGCTGCTGCAGTGCGCCGCCGCCGGGCTGGCCACCTGCCCGTTGACCCACGTCACCGAGGTGGCGACCAGCCGGGCGATGGTGGCCGCGCTGATCGGCGACGGCGACGACGTTGTGCCGCAGGTCCTCATCCGGGTCGGCACCGCACCGGCCATCGAGAACCCGCCGCCGCCCACACCGCGGCACCCGGTCAGCGAGGTTCTGGCGATCGAGGTGGCGTGACACCGTGCGCACGGACCGGCGTCATCCCGTGACCGTCATCGCGTAGTAGGCGCCCCGGCGGGCCAGCAGCTCCGCGGGGCTGCCCTGCTCGACGATGCGGCCCCGCTCGAGGACCGCGATGCGGTCGGCGTTGCGGATGGTGGAGAGCCGGTGGGCGATGATGAGAGTGGTTCGGCCCCGGCGCAGCTCGGTGATCGCCCGCTGGATCAGC
This sequence is a window from Mycolicibacillus parakoreensis. Protein-coding genes within it:
- a CDS encoding YVTN family beta-propeller repeat protein, with amino-acid sequence MMDFPPTAPSPAAPGSGTLAGSVWVSNDGGDSLSVIDAATNALTVTLRGLTNPHNIQVGLAGTAVYATDTSDRVVTVDPATYTVAAVAGTGSHPAHVIEAPNGRVYVTNAGDATVSVYHAGGLQPAKTIQLTGMPHGLRAAANGSVIVVADMHSGALDLIDPADDRRLGSIPVGPEPVQVAVSADGRHAYATVTDPPAVVKVDLVDRKVVGTVPVSARPVQLYLTPDDATVLSADEGTPEQPGNQLSVIDTDSMTVRQSITVGSGPHGVVIDDSGARAYVTNRFDDTVSVVDLAGHSLIATVPVGPGPTGVSYSTRAPAATNPAIALDVGSARTHATQ
- a CDS encoding FAD-dependent oxidoreductase — translated: MSERLVVVGGDAAGMSAASQARRRRGADDLAITVFERGNYTSYSACGIPYFVGGVVEELDSLIARSPETFRRKLSIDARLGHDVTEIDVDRRAVRVRDHTGEHWEGFDQLVIATGAVPVRPAIDGVDAAGIYGVQTLDDGLAVRDALDDGRPRTAVVVGAGYIGLEMAEALVQRGLQVSVVERSPQPMSTLDPDMGAPLAEALQSIGITLYLGESVVGFETRGGHVRAVRTEARTLPADLVVLGLGTRPNAALAQDAGIPTGVTGGIVTDRRMRTGVDGIWAAGDCVETVHRVSGRAVHIALGTHANKQGRVAGINIGGGYATFPGVLGTAVTKICGIEVARTGLGEREAEQAGFAYQVTVVDSTTRAGYYPGAAPIKTKLIAEQRSGRLLGAQIVGEENAAKRIDALAVALWNQMTVEEMSGLDLSYAPPFSPVWDPVLIAARKAAESIEATAAGRQ
- a CDS encoding HIT family protein, with the protein product MSTAPAGSCVFCAIIAGDAPAVRIHDDEHYLAFLDTRPFTRGHTLVVPKTHTVDLTDTPASTLAGMSALGQRIAVAARRSGLHADGNNLAINDGRAAFQSVFHIHLHVVPRRTGDRLAFAKGMVWRRDPDREATGRVLREALAALD
- a CDS encoding adenylate/guanylate cyclase domain-containing protein, with the translated sequence MTDPGVDDLLAGLEGQARTERAALLTWLFDQGVTAAEIRTTVAPMLLAMRRQIGDDGHYVSAREIAEQHGMDLALLQRVQRAIGLARVDDPDAAVFTRADAEAAAGLQRFVDLGLDPDDLVLASRVLADGLADAAEVMRHAALGAVLTPGATELETAQRSAALLEQAAPLLGPAVADLLLVQLRQLMETEAVTASERAAGTPLPGARQIAVAFADLVGFTRLGETVPPEQLERLANRLADLGHEVAVPPVRMIKTIGDAVMLVCPEPAPLVGAVLRLVRLADADDDLLRLRAGVAAGPAVGRAGDWFGSPVNLASRVTGVARPGSVLVTEEVRDAIGADDETFRWSFAGGRRLKGIGGEVKLFRARHSDSPG
- a CDS encoding Acg family FMN-binding oxidoreductase yields the protein MLDVEIIKDAVSLACRAPSLHNSQPWRWVRDRAGLQLLVDPSRAVHTDDTSREALISCGAALDHLRVALAAAGWRAVIERFPDPHNPAHLACITFERGAAVTGAQRRRADSILLRRTDRLPLAAPRNWAAVEALLAAELASGPVRLHTLPSAARSRLAEVSQFSEALRLYDGEYHAELDWWTAPFEVADGIPQSALISASESDRVDVGRVFPVTRAGQRRADLGEDQAAILVLSTPGDRPTDALGCGEALSTVLLQCAAAGLATCPLTHVTEVATSRAMVAALIGDGDDVVPQVLIRVGTAPAIENPPPPTPRHPVSEVLAIEVA